In Diceros bicornis minor isolate mBicDic1 chromosome 24, mDicBic1.mat.cur, whole genome shotgun sequence, the following are encoded in one genomic region:
- the EIF5 gene encoding eukaryotic translation initiation factor 5, protein MSVNVNRSVSDQFYRYKMPRLIAKVEGKGNGIKTVIVNMVDVAKALNRPPTYPTKYFGCELGAQTQFDVKNDRYIVNGSHEANKLQDMLDGFIKKFVLCPECENPETDLHVNPKKQTIGNSCKACGYRGMLDTHHKLCTFILKNPPENSDSGTGKKEKEKKNRKGKDKENGSVSSSETPPPPPPNEISAPPHAVEEEEDDDWGEDTTEEAQRRRMDEISDHAKVLTLSDDLERTVEERVNILFDFVKKKKEEGVIDSSDKEIVAEAERLDVKAMGPLVLTEVLFNEKIREQIKKYRRHFLRFCHNNKKAQRYLLHGLECVVAMHQAQLISKIPHILKEMYDADLLEEEVIISWSEKASKKYVSKELAKEIRVKAEPFIKWLKEAEEESSGGEEEDEDENIEVVYSKTASVPKVEAVKSDNKDDDIDIDAI, encoded by the exons ATGTCTGTCAACGTCAACCGCAGCGTGTCAGACCAGTTCTATCGCTACAAGATGCCCCGTCTGATTGCCAAG GTTGAGGGCAAAGGAAATGGAATCAAGACAGTTATAGTCAACATGGTTGACGTTGCAAAGGCGCTTAATCGGCCTCCAACGT atcCCACCAAATATTTTGGTTGTGAGCTGGGAGCACAGACCCAGTTTGATGTTAAGAATGACCGTTACATTGTCAATGGATCTCATGAGGCGAATAAGCTGCAAGACATGTTGGATGGATTCATTAAAAAATTTGTTCTCTGTCCTGAGTGTGAGAATCCTGAAACAGATCTG CATGTCAATCCAAAGAAGCAAACAATAGGTAATTCTTGTAAAGCCTGTGGCTATCGAGGCATGCTTGACACGCATCATAAACTCTGCACATTCATTCTCAAAAACCCACCTG AGAATAGTGACAGTggtacaggaaagaaagaaaaggaaaagaaaaatagaaagggcAAAGACAAGGAAAATGGTTCCGTGTCCAGCAGTgagacaccaccaccaccaccaccaaatgaAATCAGTGCTCCTCCACATGCTGTG gaagaagaagaggatgaTGATTGGGGGGAAGATACAACAGAGGAAGCTCAAAGGCGCAGAATGGATGAAATCAGTGACCACGCAAAAGTTCTGACACTCAGTGATGATTTGGAAAGGACTGTTGAAGAGCGGGTCAAtatcctgtttgattttgttaag aaaaagaaagaagagggtgTTATTGACTCATCTGACAAAGAAATTGTTGCTGAAGCAGAAAGACTGGATGTAAAAGCCATGGGCCCTCTTGTTTTGACTGAAGTTCTTTTTAATGAGAAGATTAGAGAACAAATTAAGAAATACAGGCGCCATTTCCTAAGA TTTtgtcacaacaacaaaaaagctcaACGGTACCTTCTTCATGGATTGGAGTGTGTGGTAGCAATGCATCAAGCTCAGCTTATCTCCAAGATTCCACATATCTTGAAGGAGATGTATGACGCAGACCTTTTGGAAGAAGAGGTCATCATCAGTTGGTCGGAAAAG GCCTCTAAGAAATATGTCTCAAAAGAACTTGCCAAAGAGATTCGTGTCAAAGCAGAACCATTTATTAAATGGTTGAAGGAAGCAGAAGAGGAATCTTCTGGTGGTGAAGAAGAAGATGAAGATGAGAATATTGAG